In Solanum lycopersicum chromosome 5, SLM_r2.1, the following are encoded in one genomic region:
- the LOC138348825 gene encoding uncharacterized protein yields the protein MEEQGNSTDMVTGMLQVFSTSVYALLDPGSMLSFVTPLLALNFEMLPEVLHYPIVVSTPLEENVGTDRVNRDWPIVVSGKTMCADLVELPMHDFDVTLGMDCLYSCYSCMDCHSTFFLFHFPNEEDLVLEGYNSSHLVSFNDLDHDIPSIDPVPIVNEFHDAFHDDLPGVRPTRDSDFGCGGDCRKTDSITNWTKPLTPTDIHSFLGLAGYYYRFVEDFSSIAAPSTALAKKNSKF from the exons ATGGAAGAGCAGGGGAACTCCACTGATatggtcacaggtatgctgcaagtattctcaacttctgtttatgctttacttgaccCAGGGTCTatgctttcctttgtaactccctTACTTGCTCTAAATTTTGAGATGTTACCTGAAGTTTTGCATTATCCTATAGTTGTTAGTACACCTTTAGAAGAAAATGTAGGAACTGATAGAGTAAACAGAGATTGGCCAATAGTTGTAAGTGGAaagactatgtgtgcagacttggttgagttaccaatgcatgattttgatgttactCTTGGCATGGATTGTCTTTATAGTTGTTATTCTTGTATGGATTGCCATAGTACgttttttctatttcatttccctaatgaagaagacCTGGTCTTGGAGGGGTACAATTCGAGTCATCTTGTGAGTTtcaatgatttagatcatgacattccttccatagacccAGTGCctatagtgaatgagttccatGATGCATTTCATGATGATTTGCCTGGAGTTCGTCCCACTCGAGATAGTGACTTTG GGTGTGGAGGTGACTGCAGGAAGACTGACTCTATTACGAACTGGacaaaacctcttactcccacagATATCCATAGCTTcttgggattggctggttactactACAGGTTCGTAGAggatttttcttccattgctgcccccTCGACAGCTTTGGCTAAGAAGAATTCCAAGTTTTAA